One Prosthecobacter vanneervenii genomic window carries:
- a CDS encoding nucleotide sugar dehydrogenase — protein MTSSTIGIIGLGYVGLPLSLQFARTGSTVLGFDIDPAKINSLEAGESYILHITGESVKTQRDAGRFSATTDFARVKECEAIIICVPTPLAKHRDPDLTYVLNTGKAIAPHLQPGQLVVLESTTYPGTTDTELREVLEAGSNLKAGVDFHLAFSPEREDPGNPQSDVAVIPKVVGGLTPECQKHALSVYGRAIKTLVPVESCRVAEAVKLTENIFRAVNIAMVNELKVVYAAMGIDIWDVIEAAKTKPFGFMPFYPGPGLGGHCIPIDPFYLTWKAREYGQETRFIELAGEVNTAMPSYVITRVGEALSSLHLTIRDSRILMIGIAYKSNVDDDRESPAYVLWELLEQQGAQVDYHDPHVPVIRPSREHAHFAGRKSVALTAAALSEYDLVLVATNHKAVDVALVAEHSRLVVDSRNALSALMKGKPNYFKA, from the coding sequence ATGACGTCATCCACCATAGGTATCATCGGCCTGGGCTATGTGGGCCTGCCATTGAGCCTCCAATTTGCCCGGACGGGCAGCACCGTGCTGGGATTCGACATTGATCCCGCCAAGATCAACAGCCTGGAAGCCGGAGAGAGCTACATCCTGCACATCACCGGGGAATCTGTGAAGACGCAGCGGGATGCAGGCCGCTTCTCCGCCACCACGGATTTTGCCCGGGTGAAGGAGTGCGAGGCCATCATCATCTGCGTGCCCACTCCCCTGGCCAAGCATCGCGATCCCGACCTGACCTACGTCCTCAACACCGGCAAGGCCATCGCCCCGCATTTGCAGCCGGGTCAGCTCGTGGTGCTGGAATCCACCACCTACCCGGGCACCACCGACACCGAACTGCGTGAGGTGCTGGAGGCGGGCTCAAACCTCAAGGCAGGCGTGGATTTCCATCTGGCCTTCTCTCCTGAACGTGAAGACCCGGGCAATCCGCAGAGCGATGTGGCGGTGATCCCAAAGGTCGTTGGTGGTCTTACCCCCGAGTGCCAGAAGCACGCCCTGAGCGTGTATGGCCGTGCCATCAAGACTCTCGTGCCGGTGGAGTCCTGCCGTGTGGCGGAGGCGGTGAAGCTGACCGAAAACATCTTCCGTGCGGTCAACATCGCCATGGTGAACGAGCTCAAGGTGGTGTACGCCGCCATGGGCATCGACATCTGGGATGTCATTGAGGCAGCGAAGACCAAGCCCTTTGGCTTCATGCCCTTCTATCCGGGCCCCGGTCTCGGCGGCCACTGCATCCCCATCGACCCTTTCTATCTCACCTGGAAGGCGCGCGAGTATGGGCAGGAGACGCGCTTCATCGAACTGGCTGGCGAGGTGAACACCGCCATGCCCTCCTACGTGATCACCCGTGTGGGCGAGGCGCTGTCCTCCCTCCACCTGACCATCCGCGACAGCCGCATCCTCATGATCGGCATCGCCTACAAGTCCAACGTGGACGACGATCGCGAAAGCCCCGCCTACGTGCTCTGGGAGCTGCTGGAGCAGCAGGGCGCCCAGGTGGACTACCACGACCCGCATGTGCCTGTGATCCGCCCGTCCCGCGAGCACGCCCACTTTGCCGGAAGGAAGAGCGTGGCGCTCACGGCTGCGGCACTCTCTGAATACGACCTCGTCCTGGTGGCCACCAACCACAAGGCGGTGGATGTGGCTCTCGTGGCCGAGC
- a CDS encoding glycosyltransferase produces the protein MKTSSPEPWRIVHSEASLGWGGQEHRVMAELTGFQRRGCSVFLVADPQSQIMTRAKAAGIPTMPCTFDRKWLPWEVLRLARWLRRERIQIVNTHSSRDGLQLGVAARLSHTPLVVRTRHIDVIDRNPKFSRYKFTTLADHALTTSQKITDYIRRTFRLPDDRVTTLPTGIDTALYEQQGPRAELPVRTGPEAAPVVGMVSVLRSWKGHPTFFEAVQKLRAAGRNFQFVVVGGGVPVEIYREKARAFGVEDQVQFTGHREDVADVLRALDVLCIPSLAHEGVPQIGLQALACGTAVVGSDCGGIPEIIQEGRTGRIFPKGDATALAARIAEAIDEPERTQQMCRAGRAKVENEHSLEIMLDRLDVIYRRHLEQEVTEKSASRPPCRAFC, from the coding sequence ATGAAAACCTCATCACCCGAACCTTGGCGCATCGTGCATTCAGAAGCCTCTCTCGGCTGGGGTGGGCAGGAGCATCGTGTCATGGCAGAATTGACAGGCTTTCAGCGTCGGGGCTGTTCTGTTTTCCTGGTCGCGGATCCTCAGAGCCAAATCATGACACGCGCCAAAGCAGCAGGCATTCCCACCATGCCCTGCACGTTTGACCGCAAATGGCTGCCCTGGGAGGTGCTGCGCCTGGCCCGCTGGCTGCGCCGGGAAAGAATTCAAATCGTCAACACCCACAGCTCACGCGATGGCTTGCAGCTGGGCGTGGCAGCAAGACTGAGCCACACTCCGCTGGTGGTGCGCACCCGCCACATCGATGTGATTGATCGGAATCCCAAGTTCAGCCGATACAAATTCACCACGCTGGCGGACCACGCCCTGACCACCAGCCAGAAGATCACCGACTACATCCGCCGCACCTTCCGCCTGCCGGATGACCGTGTGACAACGCTGCCCACAGGAATCGACACCGCACTCTATGAGCAGCAGGGCCCGCGTGCCGAGTTGCCCGTGCGAACCGGGCCAGAAGCGGCGCCTGTGGTCGGCATGGTGTCCGTGCTGCGCTCCTGGAAAGGCCACCCGACCTTTTTTGAGGCTGTGCAAAAACTGCGTGCAGCAGGGCGCAACTTCCAGTTTGTCGTCGTGGGCGGGGGTGTGCCCGTGGAGATCTACCGGGAGAAAGCGCGCGCTTTTGGGGTGGAAGATCAGGTGCAATTCACCGGGCATCGTGAGGATGTGGCGGATGTGCTGCGCGCGCTCGATGTGCTGTGCATCCCCTCGCTGGCCCATGAAGGAGTGCCGCAGATCGGCCTGCAGGCGCTGGCCTGCGGCACGGCTGTGGTAGGCAGCGACTGCGGCGGCATCCCGGAGATCATCCAGGAAGGGAGGACCGGGCGTATTTTCCCCAAAGGCGACGCGACCGCCCTGGCGGCACGGATTGCAGAGGCCATCGACGAACCTGAGCGCACACAGCAGATGTGCCGGGCCGGACGGGCGAAGGTGGAAAACGAGCACAGCCTGGAAATCATGCTGGATCGTCTGGACGTGATCTACCGGCGACATCTTGAGCAGGAGGTCACAGAAAAAAGCGCGTCTCGTCCCCCCTGCCGGGCTTTTTGCTGA
- a CDS encoding cation:proton antiporter domain-containing protein has protein sequence MIPAFTIAAAAIPPLFALLALMLAGVVLVSLLLLHLRQSLLAGYFICGVLIANSGILNVLGGGESHGQVSQMAEFGVVLLMFTLGLEFSLGELRFLRRLAFVGGGWQMVLCMAAAAAASLALHSTTWQGAVLLAVSLAMSSTAVSLKSFQDLGLEASPGARMSLAVAIFQDLFIIVFFLFLPLLLPHEGESTALMPRLGSLVLRGGAFVILAGVAARWVIPWLLNAVTRTRSRELFTLTVIGSCVGLAFVGGLLGLGLALGAFVAGLAVSESIFKHRILADVMPLKDLFLTLFFVSVGLMIDVKAAFALWLPICAITAVLMLSKAVIITFIARYLGLVHKQALLAGIGLCSAGEFSLVLLQNAGSAHLWSHDTQQTLLAASALSMGLLPALLKSGIPLGDWLVKRGWGRRKPVKIDPGNLRQRISGITDHAIVCGHGPVGEKVNKALLDSGVRTLVVELNAETVQQLQRQGQAVLFADASHEETWELTKLKHARMVALTFPDATVNAQALAMIREHRPDISVLARARFSSDVERLKRLGATQVINDETEASRAMEDAAITLQGA, from the coding sequence ATGATACCAGCTTTTACCATAGCCGCCGCCGCCATCCCGCCGCTCTTTGCGTTGCTGGCGCTGATGCTTGCGGGCGTGGTGCTGGTGTCGCTGCTGCTGCTGCATTTGAGGCAGTCCCTGCTGGCGGGCTACTTCATCTGCGGCGTGCTGATCGCGAACTCCGGCATCCTGAACGTGCTGGGCGGCGGGGAGTCGCATGGGCAGGTGTCGCAGATGGCGGAGTTTGGCGTGGTGCTGCTCATGTTTACGCTGGGGCTGGAGTTCTCCCTCGGAGAGCTGCGCTTTCTGCGCCGTCTGGCCTTTGTGGGCGGCGGCTGGCAGATGGTGCTGTGCATGGCGGCTGCGGCGGCAGCCTCTCTGGCGCTGCACTCCACCACCTGGCAGGGAGCGGTGCTGCTGGCCGTGTCTCTGGCCATGAGCTCCACGGCGGTGAGCCTGAAGAGCTTTCAGGATCTCGGGCTGGAGGCCAGCCCGGGTGCGCGAATGTCGCTGGCCGTGGCGATTTTTCAGGACCTTTTCATCATCGTCTTCTTCCTCTTTCTGCCGCTGCTGCTGCCGCATGAGGGAGAATCCACCGCACTGATGCCGCGGCTGGGCTCGCTGGTGCTGCGTGGAGGTGCCTTCGTCATTCTGGCGGGCGTGGCCGCGCGCTGGGTCATCCCCTGGCTGCTGAATGCGGTGACGCGCACTCGCAGCCGCGAGCTCTTCACCCTCACGGTGATCGGCAGCTGCGTGGGCCTGGCTTTCGTGGGTGGTCTGCTAGGACTGGGGCTGGCGCTCGGTGCCTTTGTGGCCGGGCTGGCGGTCAGCGAGTCGATTTTCAAGCACCGCATTTTGGCGGATGTGATGCCGCTGAAGGATCTCTTCCTCACGCTCTTCTTTGTCTCCGTGGGTCTCATGATCGATGTGAAGGCCGCCTTTGCGCTGTGGCTGCCCATCTGCGCCATCACTGCCGTGCTGATGCTCAGCAAGGCCGTCATCATCACCTTCATCGCGCGTTACCTCGGGCTCGTGCACAAGCAGGCGCTGCTGGCAGGCATCGGCCTGTGCAGCGCGGGTGAGTTTTCCCTGGTGCTGCTGCAAAATGCAGGAAGCGCGCATCTCTGGAGCCACGACACGCAGCAGACGCTGCTGGCCGCCAGCGCGCTCTCGATGGGGCTGCTCCCTGCGCTGCTGAAGTCTGGCATCCCGCTCGGTGACTGGCTGGTGAAGCGTGGCTGGGGCCGCCGCAAGCCGGTAAAGATCGATCCCGGCAATCTGCGCCAGCGCATCAGCGGCATCACGGACCATGCCATCGTCTGCGGCCACGGCCCGGTGGGCGAAAAAGTAAACAAAGCCCTGCTCGACTCCGGCGTGCGCACGCTCGTGGTGGAGCTGAACGCCGAGACGGTGCAGCAGCTGCAGCGCCAGGGGCAGGCCGTGCTCTTTGCTGATGCCAGCCACGAGGAGACCTGGGAACTGACCAAGCTGAAGCACGCACGCATGGTGGCCCTGACCTTTCCCGACGCCACGGTGAATGCGCAGGCGCTCGCGATGATCCGCGAGCACCGCCCGGACATCTCCGTGCTGGCCCGCGCCCGATTTAGCTCGGACGTAGAACGGCTCAAGCGCCTCGGCGCCACCCAGGTGATCAATGACGAGACCGAAGCCAGCCGCGCGATGGAGGATGCGGCGATCACACTGCAAGGAGCGTGA
- a CDS encoding ABC transporter ATP-binding protein, producing the protein MSKPSAPPPPAKINLSDPQIRAVVAGTLQAIWKYVLPYKGRFILSSVLGILSGLFNGVMIIGFQLIFSLVLRGKTTTLGETIKLPLIGELNPAEILGVSSDTPVGFTGVAIACAFIPALIFCRGFLGYLSSYMQTWVTSKVVYQIRNDAFRSIMRQSPGYFNNARTGELMQTVISQTGVVQRNAMQLIQTVAQRPVSIIAILIPLFASDWFFTLMSLVIFPACLYPILRLGKRVRKVGAKEEYDSRALMSSMQESFAGIRLVKAYGREAHEMDRFDRSNASMTQNMVRWGKALELIGPIVETVASFGIAAGLVYAWSRGVEAQTFFVLVMALTQIYPPLKELSRVQLFLQKTTVAAGMVFEILNRQPDIQDAPDALAIGRSSGAVTFKDITFYYRDKDDVKKDTPAVQDINLQFEPGKFYALVGRSGAGKSTLFSLMLRFYDPDAGSVLLDGRDIRTCTQHSVRANIGIVSQDTFLFHDTIRENIRYGRLDATEAEIIAAAKKAHAHEFIEQISNGYDAIVGEGGCNLSGGQRQRISIARAILRDSPVLLLDEATSALDTESEKIIQEAIHTLSAGKTVVAIAHRLSTILEADQIIVMEQGRVVDRGPHAELLARNDIYQNLYNLQYSSDERRES; encoded by the coding sequence ATGTCCAAACCTTCCGCACCACCTCCCCCGGCCAAGATCAACCTGTCCGATCCCCAAATCCGTGCGGTGGTGGCGGGCACCCTGCAGGCCATCTGGAAGTATGTGCTGCCATACAAAGGCCGCTTCATCCTCAGCAGCGTGCTCGGCATCCTCAGCGGCCTGTTTAATGGCGTGATGATCATCGGCTTCCAGCTCATCTTCTCGCTGGTGCTTCGGGGCAAGACCACCACGCTGGGAGAGACCATCAAGCTGCCGCTCATTGGTGAACTGAATCCGGCGGAAATTCTCGGTGTGTCCTCAGACACGCCCGTGGGCTTTACGGGGGTGGCGATCGCGTGCGCCTTCATTCCTGCACTCATTTTCTGCCGTGGCTTCCTCGGTTATCTCTCCAGCTACATGCAGACGTGGGTGACGAGCAAGGTGGTATATCAGATCCGCAATGACGCCTTCCGCAGCATCATGCGCCAGTCTCCGGGTTATTTTAACAACGCCCGCACCGGCGAGCTGATGCAGACCGTGATCAGCCAGACCGGCGTGGTGCAGCGCAATGCCATGCAGCTTATCCAGACGGTGGCGCAGCGCCCGGTGTCCATCATCGCCATTCTGATCCCCCTCTTTGCCAGCGACTGGTTTTTCACGCTCATGTCGCTGGTCATTTTCCCGGCCTGCCTCTACCCGATTCTGCGCCTGGGCAAGCGCGTGCGCAAAGTGGGTGCCAAGGAGGAGTACGACTCCCGTGCGCTCATGTCCTCCATGCAGGAGTCCTTTGCCGGCATCCGTCTCGTCAAAGCCTACGGCCGCGAAGCGCATGAGATGGACCGCTTTGACCGCTCCAATGCCAGCATGACGCAGAATATGGTGCGCTGGGGCAAGGCGCTGGAACTCATCGGGCCGATCGTGGAAACCGTGGCCTCCTTTGGCATCGCCGCCGGGCTGGTGTATGCGTGGTCCCGCGGCGTGGAGGCGCAGACTTTCTTTGTGCTGGTGATGGCGCTGACGCAGATCTATCCGCCGCTCAAGGAGCTGAGCCGCGTGCAGCTTTTCCTGCAAAAGACCACCGTCGCCGCAGGCATGGTTTTTGAGATCCTGAACCGCCAGCCGGACATTCAGGATGCGCCGGATGCACTGGCCATCGGCCGCAGCTCGGGTGCGGTGACTTTCAAGGACATCACCTTCTACTACCGCGACAAGGACGACGTCAAAAAAGACACACCCGCAGTGCAGGACATCAACCTGCAGTTTGAGCCCGGGAAATTCTACGCCCTCGTGGGCCGCAGTGGCGCGGGCAAGAGCACGCTCTTCTCTCTCATGCTGCGCTTCTACGATCCTGATGCAGGCTCCGTACTGCTGGATGGCCGCGACATCCGCACCTGCACGCAGCACTCCGTGCGTGCCAACATCGGCATCGTGAGCCAGGACACCTTCCTCTTTCACGACACCATCCGCGAAAACATCCGCTATGGCCGTCTGGACGCCACCGAGGCGGAGATCATCGCTGCGGCGAAGAAAGCGCATGCGCATGAGTTCATCGAGCAGATCAGCAACGGCTACGACGCCATCGTGGGCGAGGGCGGCTGCAATCTCTCCGGCGGCCAGAGGCAGCGCATCTCCATCGCCCGCGCCATCCTGCGCGACTCGCCGGTGCTGCTTCTCGATGAAGCCACCTCAGCGCTCGACACCGAGAGCGAGAAGATCATCCAGGAGGCCATCCACACGCTGTCAGCAGGCAAGACGGTGGTGGCCATCGCGCACCGTCTTTCCACCATCCTGGAAGCAGACCAGATCATCGTCATGGAGCAAGGACGCGTGGTTGACCGTGGACCGCATGCCGAACTGCTGGCCCGAAATGACATCTACCAAAATCTCTACAACCTGCAGTACAGCTCCGACGAACGCCGTGAGAGCTGA
- the polA gene encoding DNA polymerase I: MSQRLFLLDGMALLYRAHFAFIKAPIRTSDGVNTSALYGFANTLLDILKNQQPTHLAVALDTSAPTPRHEMFPAYKAQREEMPEDISMAIPQIKRLMEAMNVPILVRDGYEADDIIGIMAKRAEKEGIETFMVTPDKDFGQLVSEHVKIYKPGRSGADTEILGVKEVCERWGIERPEQVIDILALMGDAVDNIPGVKGFGEKTATSLIQQFGSVENLLANVGQLKGKQKEKLEASKEDAMLSKKLATIFHDAPYEVQVADLVVKPHNDEVLKAFFTEFEFNALGRRLYGDDFKAGRSRKMEAAGSAPAEAPAQDDLFAAATPAKLSTIADTQHTYHLVQTAEERQKLIAQLASLSSFCFDLETTGLDPRDTQIVGIAFSWQAHEGWFVHFPRDKAAAKAVLEEFREVLTRPGVEKIGHNLKFDLSVLLAHGVEVSGPFFDSMLAHSLIDAEQRHGMDYLSEVYLHYTPVPISSLIGTEKDDLFSQATMADVAEKDARKVADYAAEDADVTWQLATKMRPELKEQQYVFDKVECPLLPVLTKMENFGVKIDVQALREYGLELEKKAQELQRRIQEYAGAPFNLNSPKQLGEVLFERLKLLEKPKKTATGQYQTNEQVLQSLMGLHPIIQDILDYREVTKLNSTYVEALPHAVSKVTGRVHTTFHQLMAATGRMASTNPNLQNIPIRSDLGREIRKAFVPGFDGWVLLSADYSQIELRVMAALSGDKAMMEAFANGHDIHQATAARVYGVELDGVLPEMRRTAKMVNFGIIYGISAFGLSQRLGIPRGEAATIIENYFKQFPGIKRFMEKIVEDAKKSGYVETLTGRRRVIRDLTSANATVRGQAERVAMNTPIQGTAADMIKLAMIHVDAALTKAGLQARMLLQVHDELLFEMPASEVEQARPLILEAMKNALSLEGVPVEVEAGTGLNWLQAH; encoded by the coding sequence ATGTCCCAACGCCTCTTCCTCCTCGATGGCATGGCGCTGCTTTACCGCGCGCACTTTGCCTTCATCAAAGCCCCCATTCGCACCAGCGACGGCGTGAACACGTCTGCGCTCTACGGCTTTGCCAACACGCTGCTCGACATCCTGAAAAACCAGCAGCCCACGCATCTGGCGGTGGCGCTGGACACTTCCGCGCCGACGCCGCGCCACGAGATGTTTCCGGCCTACAAGGCGCAGCGCGAGGAGATGCCCGAGGACATCAGCATGGCCATCCCACAGATCAAGCGGCTCATGGAGGCCATGAACGTACCCATCCTGGTGCGCGACGGCTACGAGGCGGACGACATCATCGGCATCATGGCCAAGCGTGCCGAGAAGGAAGGCATCGAGACCTTCATGGTCACGCCTGACAAGGACTTTGGCCAGCTCGTCTCCGAGCATGTGAAGATCTACAAGCCGGGCCGCTCCGGAGCGGATACAGAGATCCTTGGTGTGAAGGAAGTGTGCGAGCGCTGGGGCATCGAGCGCCCGGAACAGGTCATCGACATTCTCGCGCTCATGGGAGACGCGGTGGACAACATCCCCGGCGTGAAAGGCTTTGGCGAAAAGACCGCCACCTCTCTCATCCAGCAGTTTGGCAGCGTGGAAAATCTGCTGGCCAACGTAGGCCAGCTCAAAGGCAAGCAGAAGGAGAAGCTGGAGGCCAGCAAGGAGGATGCTATGCTCTCCAAGAAACTGGCCACCATCTTCCACGATGCCCCCTATGAGGTGCAGGTGGCGGATCTCGTGGTGAAACCGCACAACGATGAAGTGCTGAAGGCCTTCTTCACCGAATTTGAATTCAACGCGCTGGGCCGTCGCCTGTATGGCGATGACTTCAAAGCAGGCCGCAGCCGTAAGATGGAGGCCGCGGGCTCCGCGCCTGCAGAGGCGCCTGCGCAGGACGATCTCTTTGCCGCAGCCACCCCAGCCAAGCTCAGCACCATCGCTGACACGCAGCACACCTATCATCTGGTGCAGACTGCGGAGGAGCGGCAGAAGCTCATCGCGCAGCTTGCTTCACTTTCATCCTTCTGTTTTGACCTGGAGACCACAGGCCTTGATCCGCGCGACACGCAGATCGTCGGCATCGCATTCTCCTGGCAGGCTCATGAGGGCTGGTTTGTGCATTTCCCGCGCGACAAAGCGGCGGCCAAGGCAGTGCTGGAAGAATTCCGCGAGGTGCTCACACGGCCCGGGGTGGAGAAGATCGGGCACAATCTGAAATTTGATCTGAGTGTACTGCTCGCGCATGGCGTGGAGGTCAGCGGACCGTTCTTTGATTCCATGCTGGCGCACTCGCTAATCGACGCCGAGCAGCGCCACGGCATGGACTACCTCTCGGAGGTGTATCTGCACTACACGCCCGTGCCCATCTCCAGCCTCATCGGCACGGAGAAAGATGATCTCTTCAGCCAGGCCACCATGGCCGACGTGGCTGAAAAGGACGCCCGCAAGGTGGCCGACTACGCCGCCGAAGATGCGGATGTGACGTGGCAGCTGGCCACCAAAATGCGCCCTGAATTGAAAGAGCAGCAGTATGTCTTCGACAAAGTCGAGTGCCCGCTGCTGCCCGTGCTGACGAAGATGGAAAACTTTGGCGTGAAGATCGATGTGCAGGCGCTGCGCGAGTATGGTCTGGAGTTGGAAAAGAAGGCGCAGGAGCTGCAGCGCCGCATTCAGGAATATGCAGGCGCGCCCTTCAATCTCAACAGCCCCAAGCAGCTCGGCGAAGTGCTGTTTGAGCGCCTCAAACTTCTCGAAAAACCCAAGAAGACCGCCACAGGTCAGTATCAGACCAATGAGCAGGTGCTGCAGTCACTCATGGGGCTGCACCCCATCATTCAGGACATCCTGGACTACCGCGAAGTGACCAAGCTGAACAGCACCTATGTCGAAGCGCTGCCGCATGCGGTCTCCAAGGTCACGGGTCGGGTGCATACCACCTTCCACCAGCTCATGGCCGCCACGGGCCGCATGGCCTCGACCAACCCCAATCTGCAGAACATCCCCATCCGCAGCGATCTCGGCCGCGAAATCCGCAAGGCCTTCGTGCCGGGCTTTGATGGCTGGGTGCTTCTAAGCGCTGACTACTCGCAGATCGAGCTGCGCGTCATGGCCGCCCTCAGCGGGGACAAGGCCATGATGGAGGCCTTTGCCAACGGCCACGACATTCACCAAGCCACCGCCGCACGCGTGTATGGTGTGGAGCTGGATGGCGTGCTGCCCGAAATGCGCCGCACCGCCAAGATGGTGAACTTCGGCATCATCTACGGCATCTCCGCCTTCGGCCTCAGCCAGCGACTGGGCATTCCGCGCGGTGAAGCCGCCACCATCATCGAGAACTATTTCAAGCAGTTCCCCGGCATCAAACGCTTCATGGAGAAGATCGTCGAAGACGCCAAAAAGAGCGGCTACGTGGAGACCCTCACCGGCCGCCGCCGCGTCATCCGCGATCTCACCAGCGCCAATGCCACCGTGCGCGGCCAGGCCGAGCGCGTGGCCATGAACACCCCCATCCAAGGCACCGCCGCCGACATGATCAAGCTGGCCATGATCCACGTGGACGCCGCCCTGACCAAGGCCGGACTGCAGGCTCGCATGCTCCTCCAGGTGCACGACGAACTCCTCTTCGAAATGCCCGCCAGCGAAGTGGAGCAGGCCCGCCCCCTCATTCTCGAAGCCATGAAAAACGCCCTGTCGCTGGAAGGCGTGCCGGTGGAGGTGGAAGCAGGGACTGGCCTGAACTGGCTGCAGGCGCATTGA
- a CDS encoding addiction module protein → MTATVERIKQEIRSLAPEEVDELLRDLQNEYSMPSPAGDDEASIEAEWDAEIDRRVREIEEGKVELISGEELRRSTDALMEELGLKRLA, encoded by the coding sequence ATGACAGCCACTGTCGAACGCATCAAACAGGAAATCCGCAGCCTTGCTCCTGAAGAGGTGGATGAACTGCTGCGCGATCTTCAAAACGAATACTCCATGCCCTCTCCCGCTGGAGACGACGAGGCCTCCATCGAAGCCGAGTGGGATGCCGAGATCGACCGCCGTGTGCGGGAGATTGAGGAGGGTAAAGTGGAGCTGATTTCTGGAGAAGAACTACGCCGCAGCACGGATGCGCTGATGGAAGAGCTTGGACTCAAGCGTCTTGCATGA
- a CDS encoding glycosyltransferase has protein sequence MADNPLSHRKWRIVHSEASLGWGGQEHRILAEMTGMRRRGSEVWLVAPENSQIYRRAELAGVPVLAQNFRRRLLLPFYVMRLAWWLKQNRIEIVNPHSSRDGWMLTLAARVARVPLIIRSRHFDVPIPNQSLSRLMYKEWSHHIITTSPKITDTLLSTFNLDPDEVTTLPTGVDVERFRPDGPRATLPLPALPAGTPLVGMITVIRYAKGTQILAEAAGLLRDQGLRIHCVIAGDGPWRSYLEAVLEKLGVQDLFTLAGHREDVPDIIRALDIVAIPSFHEAIPQSGLQSLASGVPVVASNVGGIPSIIKDGETGRLVPMQDAVALARAIRETLEQREKTQAMCAEGRSFIMREHSLDTMLDRLEAIYHRHLG, from the coding sequence ATGGCAGACAATCCCCTTTCACATCGCAAATGGCGCATCGTTCACTCTGAAGCCTCCCTCGGCTGGGGCGGGCAGGAGCACCGGATCCTGGCTGAGATGACCGGCATGCGCCGCCGAGGCAGCGAGGTCTGGCTGGTGGCTCCGGAAAACAGCCAGATCTACCGTCGTGCGGAGCTGGCAGGCGTGCCCGTGCTGGCGCAGAATTTCCGGCGGCGACTGCTGCTGCCATTTTACGTAATGCGGCTGGCCTGGTGGCTGAAGCAAAACCGCATCGAGATCGTGAACCCCCACAGCTCGCGCGATGGCTGGATGCTCACGCTGGCGGCGCGTGTGGCCCGTGTGCCGCTGATCATCCGCAGCCGCCACTTTGACGTGCCAATTCCCAACCAGTCGCTCAGCCGGCTGATGTACAAGGAGTGGAGCCACCACATCATCACCACCAGCCCGAAGATCACGGACACGCTGTTGTCCACCTTTAACCTGGATCCCGATGAAGTGACCACTCTGCCAACGGGCGTGGATGTGGAACGCTTCCGCCCGGATGGGCCGCGCGCCACGCTGCCGCTGCCTGCACTGCCAGCCGGCACGCCGCTGGTGGGCATGATCACCGTGATCCGATATGCCAAGGGCACGCAGATTCTGGCCGAAGCCGCAGGGCTGCTGCGTGATCAGGGGCTGCGCATCCACTGCGTGATCGCGGGAGACGGCCCCTGGCGCAGCTATCTGGAGGCAGTCCTCGAAAAGCTGGGTGTGCAGGACCTCTTCACCCTGGCGGGGCACCGCGAGGACGTGCCGGACATCATTCGTGCACTGGACATCGTGGCCATTCCCTCCTTTCACGAGGCCATCCCACAGTCCGGACTGCAATCGCTCGCTAGCGGTGTTCCGGTGGTGGCCAGCAATGTGGGAGGTATACCGAGTATCATCAAAGACGGCGAGACCGGCCGCCTCGTGCCTATGCAGGATGCTGTGGCGCTGGCCAGAGCCATCCGCGAGACGCTGGAGCAGCGTGAGAAAACGCAGGCGATGTGCGCCGAAGGCCGCAGCTTCATCATGCGTGAGCACAGCCTGGACACCATGCTGGACCGCCTGGAGGCCATCTACCACCGCCATCTGGGATAG
- a CDS encoding type II toxin-antitoxin system RelE/ParE family toxin, which produces MSDDFNIHPAAREELHDAIRYYASVAEDHSLAIDFETTFYRYTDAIVASPLLYNIRRMSVRRANLKPRFSEYYIAYMIWRQKVVILAVAHAKRRPYYWRQRIGEAKDMF; this is translated from the coding sequence ATGAGCGATGATTTTAATATTCATCCTGCAGCTCGTGAGGAACTGCATGACGCCATTCGCTATTATGCCAGCGTTGCTGAAGATCATTCGCTAGCCATTGATTTTGAAACAACGTTTTATCGTTACACTGACGCCATTGTGGCTAGTCCGCTTCTCTACAACATCCGCCGCATGTCTGTGCGCCGTGCCAACCTCAAGCCCCGGTTCAGCGAGTACTACATCGCCTACATGATCTGGCGGCAGAAGGTCGTCATTCTCGCAGTCGCACACGCAAAGCGCCGCCCCTATTACTGGCGGCAGCGCATTGGAGAAGCGAAGGACATGTTTTGA